In the Vicia villosa cultivar HV-30 ecotype Madison, WI unplaced genomic scaffold, Vvil1.0 ctg.000024F_1_1, whole genome shotgun sequence genome, AAGCTCTGGCTCCGCTTCGCCACGACATCATTTTTTGAATTGGTAAggtcagaagaaaatccccaaagTTGCTGAGTCACATTCGGATGCACATGAGTTGATGTTGGAGATTGTATCTGAGAACCGAGAATGTCTTCGAGGTTAGCAGGATTCACACCTGCAAGCCTATTTGAAGGGAATGAAAGACCTGTCATCTCTTCAATCATTAGCTTCTGCATAAGGCGATTTTCGAGCTCGAGAAATTCAGTATCATATCTAGCATTCAGTGCAGTTTTCAATCTGCTTCCCGGCAACTGAAGTGTAGGAACTGCAGCATGAGACTGACTCGGCCACATGGTTCCACCTGCAGGAGGTGACACTGCAGATGGAGTCAAAGGCGGTGTCGACATGGATTGTGTCGAACTGGACGGGGAGCTCAATGTGAAATAATCCATGGAAGAAGCACTAGGTGAATTTGAATAGGATATAGGTGAAGGCAAAGCAGAACCAGTAGAAGCATACAACGGGCGAAGCTCCTCGGGTTTGTGTGCAAAAAAGCAGACTCTTCGTGTGCATTCGGTCTCATCCTTACAAAGCCTTGTTCTGTATTGAGCAGGATGAAGCCAGCACTCAAAAATACCATGCGCATATTCACAAGCATCCCCTTTACTGCATGAACCCTTCCGAAACTCCGGACAAGGGACACAGGTGTAATGATATATCATCGGATCACGGCGCCTTGCGTTTTCCCCTGGATGAACAAAGGGACACTCAGTCCAATCATGAGAATAAGCCCTCGAACAAGTCTTCACTTTGAATATATACATCCTAAATTCATCCGTACTATATATTCCATTATTTATGTCGGGTAGCGATAGATCAATCGGATAATCTTTCTTCTCAATCCGAGGTGCACCGATATCTTCTTGCTGCTTCTCCATTTGGAAACCTACTTCCTTAACGAAATCATCGTCGACATCAATGTCATCAGTACCTTCTAGTATTGCTTGTAGTTTCCTCTTCCTTGAACCAGAGATACTATTAGGCATCATGACAATCAAGTCAATGCACCGCTTTCCGTTCGCATCAACAGAATTAACATCTGCAGATGCATCAAGCAGAAGCTTGATAACCTCAGCAGAAGCAGCAGAACAACCAGAAACAGCACAATGAAGAGCAGTAGCCCTATCCGATCCGCACGCTTGGTTAACATTGACACGACCAGTTTCAAGAATATAAGACAATACACCCTTGCTTCCAAACAAGGAAGCAATCATGAGAGGTGTCCTCTCTTCATATCTCATTTCCTTTGAGCCAATCCTCCTTCCATACCACAACCCTACCTCATTGACATCATGATTGTCTTTTTCAACAGCCTCTTTGAAAGCTATAACATCATCTGTGGCTGAAAGCTCAAGCAAATCACAAGTCTCATGCTGCAGTTCTTCTTGTCTTTCATATTCATGATCCCTAATCAAACCAGTTTGAGAGGGTTTTCTGTTCGAGCCGTTGCACTTGCACATGACTTTTATTACTATAAAGAATATGcaaaatgaaaagagaaaatatttaaTATGAATGATACTTGAGCAGAGAGATTTTGCATATTTAAAGCATAGAAAACTCAGTTTAATAGAGACAGATTCTGCTAAATTTGTTACAAAATAATCCATCTCTAGAAAACTTGCAACAAGTATTGGTtaaatttttaaatgttttaacaTCTTAGTTTATGCACAACAATAATTCTAAAAATAACCACAAACCTTAgtaacagaaaaaagaaaaagaaaacgagAAATTGTTACACACCCTTATTAACCAAATAGCGAAAACAAATCGTTCTTGTTCTAATGTGAAACAGAAACCATATTATTTTATACATGCCTATGGTTCCAAAGTGAAACAACACTTGACAGTGTCAATGATTATTTGAACATATGAAAGAAAAAATTTGGTGTTACTAAATTGTCTTTTGTGTATGAGTATATTTAAAATTgatatcaattttttatattttgatgaAATATTAgtagttttaattaaaaatgtatttcaaAATCACTAATAAATATTCTAGCAAGTAAAAGGAGTACTTATATTTATGGACAACTTGTCCCTCTCTAAAATATGCTAACATATAAGGAGAGaatgaatataataaaaatcaattttgggtgataaaatgcattttaagtgaAACAAAATTGACTCGACTACCTATTTTTAAATGATACGACCTCCTTGTTGtattaaaaatgtcaaaaccATCATACCTCATTTATTATTTTACTTGTGAGTCTATTTGGcatgtgttgtgtatatttctAAATATATCTATAACATTTTTTGAAGTTACAAAATATGGTTACTAAGATAGAAAATATAGCTCCTCTGAAATATTTGAtgcacaaaaataaaattttctttcaaaGAATACAATCAATAACTTTCTCACTTAAGTCATTTTACAAGTTCTTATAATTGATTGTGGGAAAATTAAAAGTATGGATCGAGATGAATTTCTAAATTGGTAGAGTTCATTCATGATAACAGTTGGTCTTTCCCTTCTACATAGTATCCAAAGTTCTCGATAATTCAAACGCATTAAAGAAGTTTTTGGGATCGTTTCATGGAAAGCAACTTAATGGAAAAATACTTCTGGAAGTTTGAAAAACAACCTGTCGAAGAGGAAATCGATTATCCAGTTTGGGGAAATCGATTTTCTGAAGCTTGTTcagttttccattttttttttcagTTGGGGAAATCGATTACCATTTTTTAGGAAATTGATTTCCATCGTGATTTTTAGTTGCTTTTTGGGCATGTTTGGTTTCAGCTTATATTTTGTATCCTATAAATATCCCTCATGTAACATGGTTTGAGACTAATGCCATTTGTGATAATTTttcctcaattactctctctctctctctctctctctctctctctctctctctcacacacacacacacacacacactcaatATCTCAACTAACTCCATCTTCTCCAATTCTCCATTTTTCTCCATTGATTCACATACAAGCTTTGTGCTTAATCCAATATTTGGTATCAAAGCCTTGGTTATGATCCTTAATCTGCTGCAAATATGACTACCGTCTCCAATGATCGAGTTCCCACCAATCTTCCAACCCTTGATTCGAAGAACTATGATAAATGGTGCAAACAAATGAAGATGTTATTTGGTtatcaagatgttcttgaagtgcTTAACATTGGTGTCACACCACTTGGGGGCAGAAGCTACTGATGCACAGAAGGCTACACAAGGAAGAAAATAAAGAGATTACAAGGCACTCTTCTTGATTCACTCTTGTGTTGATGGTGACAACTTTGAAAAAGTGGAGATTACGATTCGGCAAAGCAAGCTTGGGAGATCTTGAAGAAAGCTTATGATGGGGCTGATAAGGCAAAtgtggtgaggttacaaactcacaagttTCAGTTTGAATTGGTTCAAATGGAAGAGAATGAGACTATTAACGAATACGTAACGCGCATTACACGTTtggtgaatcaaatcaaatcttgcgGAGAAACCATTGTGGAGCAGAATGTTGTGTCGAAGATCTTGCATTCTTTAACGTCAAGATTCTATAACACTGTAAGGGCAATCAAAGGACCTTTTGCCATTGAAAAAGGAGGAGCTTCAAAGCTCGCTTAAGGCTCATGAACAAAGGATGGATGAACGAGGAAATGATAAAGCCAAAGTGGAAGTTACGTTGCAAAAACGGTTCAATGAGAAGAGTAAACGATTGAAAGAAAAATGGACTTCAAAAGGGAAGTCAAATTTCCAGAATTTTGGTGAAAAAGATTCATAAAATTCAAAGGTTTCGATTGGGGAAAAAGGGGAGAGCAACTCCAAAGGAAGTGACCAAGGCAACAACATCGAGAGAAGTGACAAAAATAATGTGAAATGTTACAATTGTCATAGATACGGTCATTTTGCAAGAGATTGTAACGCAAAACAAAGGGAAAATGAAAATAATGAGGCTAAGGTTGCTCGAAAATAAGTGGATGATGATAACACGCTTCTTGTAATGATCAAAGAGGAGAATTATGGCAGTACTGATTTGCTGGACAGCAGCAGTAGCAGCTGCAAGTTTATGGGCAGCAGCTGCAATAGTTCGAAAATGATTGGCTCCCTGTCCCTGTCTTTGAGGAAAATGATTGGATCGAGGTGGACATCTCCAGGCTTCCCCCTGCTCTCCCTTGGACTGGCTTGATCTGAAGCGGGCTGCGCCGGCTACACATGAAAgcgtgtattttttttattatgggtATTCGAATATTGTATTCAGACGTACAAAGCGTTTCTGACAACTCCCATGGATTCTTAAGACGTACGAGACACTGTGGGGAATTGATTATTGTAGTCGGGCGTACAAAGAGTTTCCGACAGCACCCTTAAATTTTGAAGATGCGCAAGGCGCTGTGGGAATTGATTGTTGTAGACAGGCATACTAAGTGTTTCCGACAGCACCCCTGAGTTTCATGTGGGCAAATAATCCAGGGGTGTTGATTGTTGTACTAGAACGTGAAAAGCGTCGCTGACACAACCCCAGGATCTTTAAGTCGGGCATTAACTGCATTGGTTGTTCCCTAGTTTGTTGCTACATGCATTCACGTTTTGGTGCTTTAAAGAGGAGACAAGATAGAAAGCAGAACATCAAAAGTATAATAgagaatatataatttatttacaaatatattaattaaatcttGAGGTCGGTCGCAAGTATATATTGAGAACTTGACCCTTGACAAGTGGCCCGGGTGGCTTGATGGACGAAAAATCTAAAGGGTCGGGCCCTTGACTTAGGATGTGTTTGGCCTCTGTTGTACGTGTACGACTCTAGTATATGGGTCAATGTGGACGAGCCTTTTTGCACTAGGAGCCCCTCCGAGGTCTTCAGGATGCTTGTGTGTTAGGGGGTACATGACCCTTTTTCCCATGAATCTACAGCGACCACTTCAACTAGAAACCTCATGAAGCGGACTGCATCCTTGAAGCTCTTCCCGAGAGGGTAGCTTGAAAGGACATGCTTGATTAATATGGAAGGATTAACCAATAGCGTCATGCATATATTTTCTAGTGCTCATTCATATTTATAAGTTGTTTCTAAGGTCGTGCTACACATTTTTTCCTTTTGGGTGACGCCGGGTTGCTATGTGCATACAGCTGGTCTGAAGCTTGGAGCTACCTTCTATTCCCCTATTTGCTGGACATGGAGCACGATTCAACCCTCAATTTTTTCCGCGACCTAATACTAGTCGATGATCACCTGTGAATTTCGACTAGAGTGAAAGAATGGGGTTTTTTACCAACCCAAGTCTTAATTGGGCCCAATTATTCGAAACTCTGTAGATCTGTCTGCGCCTGTCAGCTTACCTTTACGATGGCTCATAATCGTCGTGAATGGCCAGTTATAGCTAGATCAAGGCTTGTTGGATCTAGATGGGTCAGATCTGAGATTTTGGCTTTTGAGATTTCGATTTCCTCTCCTTAGACAATTTTAGAGTTCATATATGAGTATTGAAGGTGGAATCGTTGAAATCGAAAGTTGATTCCTACAGACGGTGCCATTGTTCTGTTGCGGAACCAGAAATGGTGATAATTGCAAAACCTACGGCGGAGCGAAGCTTCCGAGGCATATGATGTGACGACATCGGGGATTGTAGGTTGCGATCATGATGTTTCTTGACCTAGAAGTATCGATCTTGAGCGATGTCATTAATCGGTGTTTGTTGTCTTCGATACGATGGACTTAAGGGAGGTACATGCACGGTTAGCACTCCAACTCACAAGTCAATTTAGAGTTCAAGATAATGAAGgatttaataaatcaaatatatataaattatagcaTATTATATTATAAGGTAATCAAGAATAGTTAGGCAATAATTAGAACAGTGTACCTTTAGAATTTAAGAGATGGTTGTCAGAGAGAATAAGTATGAGAGAATTACTACCCTCATTACGGTCTAGGGTTTTTAGAGTATGTTAATCGTCTAATGGGGTAACGCTTAAATAACTAAATAGCTAAGGGCATGGACCTCTCATTCGGCTTAACTAAATGGTCCAACCCATCACGATCCATTCAGGCACAACAATTAATCTAACTGATTATGTCAATCCATTTTATTCATCAATAATTAGTGTTTAATAATAATTGATTATGTcaatctattttattaattaaataattaatctaacagATAATGGTAGTTAAAGTGGAGATTAGAGAATGTGTACTTGAAAATcctttacaaaagtatttataTCATGAGCTTGAAGGGGCTAGTTGGATAATGAGTCTCGTGTTATTGAGCTTTTGACAAGCTCGGAACTGTGGTCCCAAGCCTCTGACCAAcacggatatatatatatatatatatatatatatatatatatatatatatatatatatatatatatatatatatatatatatatataatgagagtgtatccggtgagaactgatatctattTTAAGAAACAAGAACTAATGATATTAACCTTCTGATTTAATTAACGCTTCAGATTTCTTTATTCCATATAAAGAGCATCTTCCTGAATTTTTTCCATTATACTTAACATTTAAAAATTGTATAAATAGAGAATcttatcataattattttatatttattatattaatatttggtGTAAATAAAGACTAATATTTTTCTTATGCTAATGCTTGGTATAAATAAagtctaatattttttatttaaaaaaattaaataaaaactaaatgtTTAGTTTACCAATATCTAATAAGCACCATAACTAacatattattattagaatagtaaaatttatttaaaatgctAGTAACTTAAAAATatgtaaaagtaatttttttcaatttgctgataaataaatcaactcaattaaaatataggtgataattttaaattcttatcaaattaatatatacgtaataaatcaataatttttattttaaacggTCACAATAGttgaagataaaaaataaaatatttattaacttgaaaataaatgaatcaacaaaattaaaatatatgtaatcatttacattttttaatattttagaccaaataaaaatataagtaataaatcgataatatatttttatttaaaatggtcACAATAGTAAAacaatcaaaaataaaaagttgcttttatttATAATAGATTTATACTTGAAAATTATTGATCAATATATTAGAACGTTATACTTTTAttcatcaaaataaattattgatcaatatatttattatatgtaATTAGTAAAATTACACTAAGTCTAAAACATATATTAAAGACTATGTATATAGactattcaaaaataaacagtgaatataattatatctattttaaagtataaaataaatatattataaataatttggaATGTTCATTTGATTAAAACCACAATATTGATTTACATCTATATATATTTATtcgattaaaaatattaaagaatgtAAGATTATTATCTAAATATTAATttcgttttatttatttatttgcaatttcggAAAAAGTTTATATTTTCAAATTCTACAATTGTgagtatttaatataaatttcactATAGtgacaatattataataattataacgcGTTTTGGATATTGACAaactataaatttaaatattattatttattaaattttttaaaaataaaatgaatcgaAAAATATTAATCTTTATTTATATCAAATATCAATACaacaaatagaaaaataattatgATAAGATTTTCCATTTAtggaatttataaatattaagtaTAATAGAAAAATTCAGTAAGATgctctttatataaaataaaaaaatttgaagcgTTAATTAAATCAGAAGATTAATATCGTTAGTTCTCGTTTATCACAACATATATCAGTTCTCACCAgattcgatatatatatatatatatatatatatatatatatatatatatatatatatatatatatatatatatatatatatatatatatatatatatataagagatgtatcaaatgagaactttggttattatgaaaacggagaacttttaataacaaccgtacgattatgcatttatgtgatatgtatttaaatcaGAATCTATCTTAATTATTGTCTCTTAAAATTTGACTGACATCGGAGACATTAAAGTTAAATTGTACTGTTATTATTAAAAGTATAACAACAATAATCCATTGAACTTGTGGACAGGAAAAAAACCCTTTTAAATTTAACTTCATTGAAAAGGATAAATTGCTAAGTTGTTGAAAAACTATTGCGAAACGATTCATAAATTGAATTAACTGATGCAGTTAAAGGTATGGAGATTTGTTGGGTTGATATCATCAGTAGTTGGATTGCTTTGTTATGCTTTCAGCTCTTCCTTCATACATATATTTGGTGAATGGGACTTTTTGAAGTTATCTCTTTACACCATTTTCAGTTTCatcatttgtgtaattattttgtTTGCAAGAACATGGCGAGACTCAAGAAGTCTTCGATTCAAAGCTCATTCAGCATTTATGGTATTGGTAGTTACCTCTTTCTATTCTTTTTTCTCTGATAAAGTTATAACTGGAAAACCTGATGCATATAGTTCAATTTCATATGCTGCCTTTGCTCTCATGTCACTCAGTTTATCAAGGCTAATTCAGTGTGGATTTGAAGTGGATCTTATGTACTTTTATCTAGGATGTTTAATTGTACAACTCATGAAGTTTAATTTATTGTTAGCTATTGTTGGAATCTGTTACAGTTACGGTCTTATTATTCTTCGGTTTTCTTTCGCTTCCTTAAATGCTACGTCAGAAAATCAGTCTTTTGGACCTGACGAACAACTAGTAGTTATTCAAGTCGATTCACAACGACGAGAAAATACCAATAGTGGTTGCATCCTGCAACACTTTCATACAGGTTCGGAACGGTTGTTGCAACAATTCCGAACATGTTTGAAAGGGTTACAgaaaaataattcaaacactgacaAAATGCTTTTGGAAAAGGTGAAATGTAACTATAAATTGGTAGTGACCGACCATAACTTCATAATTGATGCGCTTTCACATGAAAAAGTTAATAACCTTCAAGAAACTGCAAAATTAATGGTTGATGCTGGATTTGAGAAAGAGTGCTATGAGGTTTACAAAAGTTTTCGAAAGGAATGGTTGGAAGACTTATTAAAGAATAAGTTATTAAGATTGGGAAAGATGGGATTTCAAGATTACTTAATTGGAAGATGGATTAAAACTTCGGAGGTTGCTCTTACAGTATTGTTTCCCGGTGAGCGCCGACTCTATAGCTGTGTCTTCTCGGATTCAACATTTGCATCCTCTGATCTCTATTTCTCAGAGTTATGTCGCGATGCAACCATTGAGCTTCTGAATTTTGCAGATTCGTTTGCAAATCAAAGCCCTTCAGCGTGGCGTTTGTTTAAAATCCTCGACTTGTTAGAGACTCTGTGTGGTCTAATTCCTGAATTTGAATCATTATTTCATGATTCGTTAGTGAATGAAGCAATAAAAATCAAGAATAGATTGGTTGAAATATGTGGAATCATTTTCATGAAATTTGGGGATATGATATTCCTTACTTTGGATGCGGAGTTTCATTGTTGGGTTGATGGTTGTGTTCATCCAATGACCTGCGCGGCCACTGGCTACATTGTTATGGCTTTTTGGTCAAGAAAGAAGCTGGAGCAAATTTTAAGATCACACTCCATGGTTGTTACTGATGGAGCGGGAACATCTTTATTCTATTCGCATATGGAGTTAATAATGGAGCAATTTGAGAGAAAACTGAAAACTAAGTCACAGGCTTATGACCCTGCTTTGCACTATTTTTTCATGATAAATAATCTATGTCATGTTAAGTGCAAATTGGAAACCTTTTGTGATGATAGGTTTTGTATAAACACGGGGAAATACTTTGAACTCTATTGTAGAAGCTCTTGGATAAGGTGATCGATTTTTTGAATATTGATATAAAAGAATCAGTGGAGCCTAATTCTGAAATAAATTTAATGAAAGACAAACTCAATTTGTTCAATCAGAAGTTTAAGGAGATGTGTGGAACTCAATCTACATGGCGTGTTTTTGATGAGCAACTAAGAAAGCAAGTAATAATTTTCATAGAAAGCATTTTGTTGCCAGCATATGAGAACTTCATTGGTATCTTTCAGAATGTTGTTGGTAAAAATGCGGACGAATATGGAATATCTCACATTCAAGATCAACTCAATCAGTTGTTTTTACTACACGATTTTGATTTTTGTCCAAGGATCGTATGAAAATCAGTTAGTTAGTTGGTAAAGATTTGTTAGTGTTCGTGATAGTTAGTGCTTCATAAATAATGTCGGGCTTGTTGTATTGTAATTAAAATAACAGTGTGTGCTATTTATATTCTATTATCAATTATGGGTAGTTTGGTTAGTTATTTGTTTGTAACTGACGTGTGTAGTTACTAGTTAGTAACACAAGCATTGCAGTAGTTGTGAATAAAATTTATGATCATTTTTTTTCAACACCTAATTTCTAATGTCTTAACAATGTTTGTTTTATTTGTGAAATAAGATGAGTGacctttttgtttttgataaGCAATGGAATTTTATTAAACATAAACAAAGTACAAGGGGTACTCGCCCGATTACAGCAGTATCATCCTAACAATGATTCTAAAGGATTTTGGCACCAGAAATAAAAATTAGTTGGGCCCTTCATTTTTGCACCTATAATCTGCCAATGCCACGAAGAAAGCCATATCTGCTCAAAAACCTCTACGGCAATTGCCTCCTCGTTTTTGAAGATTACTGCATTACGCCTACACCAAATCACCCAAATGGCTGCCAACCACAACAATAGCTTCTACTTCACCGGAACTTTTCTTTCGACCGAAGCAGAGAAAAAATTCAAATGATCAATAAGCGAGGCTGCTTGAACTGTTTCAATGCCCATCCATGAACACACATGCTGCCATACAGTATTTGCAAAAGGACATAACACAAACAGATGTAGAACCGATTCACTATCACCATTACACAGA is a window encoding:
- the LOC131622123 gene encoding zinc finger CCCH domain-containing protein 66-like, which gives rise to MCKCNGSNRKPSQTGLIRDHEYERQEELQHETCDLLELSATDDVIAFKEAVEKDNHDVNEVGLWYGRRIGSKEMRYEERTPLMIASLFGSKGVLSYILETGRVNVNQACGSDRATALHCAVSGCSAASAEVIKLLLDASADVNSVDANGKRCIDLIVMMPNSISGSRKRKLQAILEGTDDIDVDDDFVKEVGFQMEKQQEDIGAPRIEKKDYPIDLSLPDINNGIYSTDEFRMYIFKVKTCSRAYSHDWTECPFVHPGENARRRDPMIYHYTCVPCPEFRKGSCSKGDACEYAHGIFECWLHPAQYRTRLCKDETECTRRVCFFAHKPEELRPLYASTGSALPSPISYSNSPSASSMDYFTLSSPSSSTQSMSTPPLTPSAVSPPAGGTMWPSQSHAAVPTLQLPGSRLKTALNARYDTEFLELENRLMQKLMIEEMTGLSFPSNRLAGVNPANLEDILGSQIQSPTSTHVHPNVTQQLWGFSSDLTNSKNDVVAKRSQSFIERSSMENFSSKLPSATSVTMEPYTNFSGWSSPDGKLDWSIRGDELNKMKKSNSFSFRNQLSNSTMVAQNADDQDVLLSQESWVNSLVKDAPTAKSDQYCEV